A single window of Methanothermobacter marburgensis str. Marburg DNA harbors:
- the rnz gene encoding ribonuclease Z — protein sequence MEVTFLGTSSAVPSKNRNHTSIALRIPGEVFLFDCGEGTQRQMAIAGISPMKVTRMFITHLHGDHILGIPGMIQSMGFRGRQEPLEIYGPPGIHELHESIMKLGYFTLDFDIHVHEVKGGTVLEEEDYRITSAPASHSVFNLAYCFEEKKRPRFLREKAIELGLKPGPAFGKLHRGIPVRVGDRIIKPEEVLGSPRRGVKICYSGDTRPCESVIDLAREADLLIHESTFEAGSEDKAAESGHSTAREAAEVAASACVRRLILTHLSTRYKRTEVILNAAREVFPETDVADDLMTVEVKADDSGSSA from the coding sequence ATGGAAGTTACATTTCTGGGTACATCATCAGCTGTCCCCTCAAAGAACAGGAACCACACATCAATAGCACTTCGAATCCCCGGTGAGGTATTCCTGTTTGACTGTGGTGAGGGAACTCAGAGACAGATGGCCATTGCAGGCATCAGCCCCATGAAGGTTACAAGGATGTTCATAACACATCTACACGGGGACCATATTCTTGGAATACCTGGAATGATACAGTCAATGGGCTTCAGGGGGCGCCAGGAGCCCCTTGAGATATATGGGCCCCCAGGAATCCATGAACTCCACGAATCCATCATGAAGCTGGGCTACTTCACGCTCGATTTTGATATCCATGTGCATGAGGTTAAGGGCGGCACAGTCCTTGAGGAGGAAGACTACCGTATTACCTCGGCACCCGCCTCCCATTCAGTATTCAACCTCGCCTACTGTTTTGAGGAGAAGAAGAGGCCGAGGTTCCTCAGGGAGAAGGCCATTGAACTCGGACTCAAACCGGGCCCTGCCTTTGGAAAGCTGCACAGGGGCATACCCGTGAGGGTTGGTGACAGAATCATAAAACCAGAGGAGGTCCTTGGAAGCCCACGACGTGGGGTAAAGATATGCTACTCAGGGGATACCCGTCCCTGTGAGTCTGTTATAGATCTTGCCCGTGAAGCGGACCTTCTGATACATGAGTCAACCTTTGAGGCTGGAAGCGAGGATAAGGCAGCTGAAAGTGGGCATTCCACTGCAAGGGAAGCCGCGGAGGTTGCTGCATCTGCCTGCGTCAGGAGGCTGATACTCACACATCTCAGCACCAGATACAAACGGACCGAGGTTATTCTGAACGCCGCAAGGGAGGTTTTCCCTGAAACAGATGTGGCAGATGACCTCATGACCGTGGAGGTGAAGGCTGATGATTCCGGTTCCAGCGCCTGA
- a CDS encoding ferritin-like domain-containing protein, translating to MDTEKIIELLNIDFRHELEATMMYTYNAFVIEDCDLSRLTEGIAADEMRHMWWLADLITKRGGRPSMEIGTVEYLGEDIIEGLERQIQKETEGIEEYERQIEIIDDDEVTGVLRHIIDEEKRHRKEFRERLERLR from the coding sequence ATGGACACTGAAAAGATAATAGAACTCCTGAATATCGACTTCCGCCATGAACTTGAGGCGACCATGATGTACACCTACAACGCATTTGTTATAGAGGACTGTGACCTCAGCAGGCTAACTGAAGGAATCGCGGCAGATGAGATGAGGCACATGTGGTGGCTCGCTGACCTCATAACAAAGAGAGGCGGCAGACCCTCAATGGAGATCGGCACAGTGGAGTACCTTGGTGAAGATATAATTGAGGGCCTTGAAAGGCAGATCCAGAAGGAAACAGAGGGTATTGAAGAGTACGAGAGGCAGATAGAGATAATTGACGATGATGAAGTCACCGGGGTTTTAAGGCATATAATTGATGAGGAAAAGAGGCACCGTAAGGAGTTCAGGGAGCGGCTGGAGCGTCTTCGATAA
- a CDS encoding DUF362 domain-containing protein has protein sequence MPAEVYFSDFRARSRNENRGMKIQRIFDAAFGEPFSGEDIVAVKVHFGERGNDSYVSPVLVRHVVERIRESGASPFLTDTNTLYYGSRHNSVDHIETAILNGFDYSVAGAPLIIADGLHGNNEVTVPVKGRHFSEVKIAGDIAAASAMVVISHFKGHGMSGFGGALKNLAMGCATIQGKIEQHECAKPVVRGECTECGECVSECPVDAMTLHDGVMIEYDRCIACMNCLDTCPRGVFDLDWERDIPEFIERMMEYALGVTSTIDRIFYLNFLMDITPDCDCVPWSDRNIVPDIGVLASEDPVAVDTASYHLVNQEEGIRGSMLEENHETGGDKFRGVWGDVDGTHQLVYAEKLGIGVRDYRLIEIP, from the coding sequence ATGCCAGCGGAGGTTTATTTTTCAGATTTCAGGGCAAGGTCCAGGAACGAGAACAGGGGCATGAAGATACAGAGGATATTTGACGCGGCCTTTGGCGAACCCTTCTCCGGGGAGGACATTGTGGCTGTTAAGGTGCATTTTGGTGAACGGGGCAACGACTCCTATGTGAGCCCTGTTCTGGTGCGCCACGTAGTTGAAAGGATAAGAGAGAGCGGGGCATCCCCTTTCCTCACAGATACCAACACCCTCTACTATGGTTCAAGGCACAATTCGGTTGATCACATTGAAACAGCCATACTCAATGGCTTTGACTATTCTGTTGCCGGGGCACCCCTTATAATTGCAGATGGGCTTCATGGAAACAATGAGGTAACTGTGCCTGTGAAGGGAAGGCACTTCAGTGAGGTTAAAATCGCGGGTGACATTGCCGCGGCATCAGCAATGGTTGTCATATCACACTTCAAGGGTCACGGGATGAGCGGCTTTGGAGGGGCCCTCAAGAACCTTGCCATGGGATGCGCCACCATCCAGGGAAAGATTGAACAGCACGAATGCGCAAAACCTGTGGTGAGGGGTGAATGCACTGAATGCGGGGAGTGCGTCTCTGAATGTCCCGTGGATGCCATGACCCTCCATGATGGCGTCATGATAGAATACGATAGGTGCATTGCCTGCATGAACTGCCTTGACACCTGCCCCCGGGGCGTATTTGACCTTGACTGGGAGAGGGACATACCAGAGTTCATTGAACGGATGATGGAATACGCCCTCGGGGTAACATCCACCATTGACAGGATATTCTACCTGAACTTCCTCATGGATATAACCCCTGACTGTGACTGTGTACCCTGGAGTGACAGAAACATAGTTCCCGACATAGGGGTGCTGGCATCAGAGGATCCAGTTGCAGTGGACACAGCAAGTTACCACCTTGTGAATCAGGAGGAGGGAATCAGAGGGTCAATGCTCGAGGAAAACCATGAGACCGGTGGGGATAAGTTCAGGGGTGTGTGGGGTGACGTTGATGGAACCCACCAGCTGGTATATGCAGAGAAACTCGGTATAGGGGTGCGTGATTACAGGCTGATTGAAATACCATAA
- a CDS encoding alpha/beta fold hydrolase: MEEGKPSYFNLAEFRFESGKKLRDVRVEYKTIGRPSLNDEGGIDNAVVYIHGWSGDFSSVKRIADLTAPGRALEGFFIISMSSLGSPGSASPSTTSLGDEFPAYTVLDMVNFQRQFLNEKFGIKKVRGVIGTSMGGFQALQWAAEYPDEMEFLMPLVTSWRTRGVNYALFSYMNHLIESDPDFAAGRKPRRALLLSSMLMYLYGLSREYYSGLENPELESAMRDMGSEGELMDPHDVLWRNRAAMNHDLEGKLSRIRARTLIFGVNQDQYFPPELDTIPMAELIPGSELILFDSECGHLGVNEIGKYGELIASFIKGDSE; this comes from the coding sequence ATGGAGGAAGGCAAACCATCATACTTCAATCTTGCTGAATTCAGATTTGAATCAGGGAAAAAACTCAGAGATGTAAGGGTTGAATACAAAACCATAGGGAGACCCTCCCTGAATGATGAGGGTGGGATAGATAATGCTGTAGTCTATATACATGGGTGGAGTGGGGACTTTTCTTCAGTTAAAAGGATAGCTGACCTCACAGCACCTGGAAGAGCCCTTGAAGGGTTCTTTATAATATCAATGAGCTCACTGGGGTCTCCGGGTTCGGCTTCCCCATCCACGACATCACTTGGAGATGAATTTCCCGCCTACACAGTACTCGACATGGTGAACTTCCAGAGACAGTTTCTCAATGAGAAATTTGGCATAAAAAAGGTCAGAGGAGTCATAGGGACATCAATGGGGGGATTTCAGGCGCTACAGTGGGCTGCAGAGTACCCTGATGAAATGGAGTTCCTCATGCCCCTTGTAACCTCCTGGAGAACAAGGGGAGTTAACTATGCACTCTTCAGTTACATGAACCACCTCATTGAGTCAGACCCTGACTTTGCCGCTGGCAGAAAACCCAGAAGGGCACTGTTACTTTCATCCATGCTCATGTACCTCTATGGACTCTCAAGGGAATACTACAGTGGCCTTGAAAACCCCGAGCTGGAGTCGGCGATGAGGGATATGGGGTCAGAGGGGGAACTCATGGACCCCCATGATGTGCTTTGGAGGAACCGGGCCGCCATGAACCATGACCTGGAGGGTAAGCTCAGCAGGATAAGGGCAAGGACCCTCATATTCGGGGTGAACCAGGACCAGTACTTCCCACCGGAACTTGACACTATCCCAATGGCTGAACTCATACCTGGCTCCGAGTTGATTCTATTTGATTCTGAATGCGGACATCTGGGAGTGAATGAGATAGGTAAATATGGTGAACTCATAGCTTCATTCATTAAAGGTGACAGTGAATAA
- a CDS encoding ferredoxin: MYRIELDRTMCISCGNCIENCPELFEFADDGVSSLVCVEISDIQVKEFDDPSCSEKAAANCPVMCIKLYRDGEEIT, encoded by the coding sequence ATGTACAGGATTGAACTCGATAGGACCATGTGTATATCATGCGGAAACTGTATTGAAAACTGCCCGGAACTCTTTGAATTCGCGGATGATGGTGTTTCATCCCTGGTGTGTGTTGAAATATCTGACATTCAGGTTAAGGAATTTGATGACCCATCATGCAGCGAAAAGGCGGCAGCCAACTGTCCTGTCATGTGCATAAAGCTTTACAGGGATGGTGAGGAGATCACATAG
- the nucS gene encoding endonuclease NucS, protein MKCRVSENPSRSEAYRLLEEGIRKRSLIVILACCSASYEGRARSSLGAGERLIVIKPDGTFMVHQDRKVDPVNWQPPRSRCRVYMKQKSLFLESIRRSPEERLEVELHEVHLISFYLPRDMHELTVSGHESDMGDMIIMHPHLIEPGFRPVAREYATSSGFIDILGKDENGSLMIIELKSRKAGVSAVKQLRRYVDEFRDDQVGVRGILVAPSITHDALEMLEDEGLEFREIEPPRELKSNRGVTLDNFL, encoded by the coding sequence ATGAAGTGCAGGGTATCTGAAAATCCATCCAGAAGTGAAGCGTACCGGCTGCTAGAGGAGGGTATAAGGAAGCGCTCTCTTATAGTGATACTTGCCTGCTGCAGTGCATCCTATGAGGGGCGTGCCAGGAGCAGTCTTGGTGCCGGTGAGAGGCTCATCGTTATAAAACCAGATGGAACATTCATGGTCCACCAGGACCGGAAGGTGGACCCTGTTAACTGGCAGCCCCCCAGATCAAGGTGCAGGGTCTACATGAAGCAGAAAAGCCTCTTTCTTGAAAGTATCAGGAGGTCCCCTGAGGAGCGCCTTGAGGTTGAGCTCCATGAGGTACACCTCATCTCCTTCTACCTTCCAAGGGATATGCATGAGCTCACCGTATCTGGCCATGAAAGCGACATGGGGGACATGATAATAATGCACCCCCACCTCATCGAGCCTGGCTTCAGACCCGTTGCCCGGGAATATGCCACCAGTTCCGGTTTCATTGATATTCTGGGTAAGGATGAGAATGGTTCACTCATGATAATTGAACTTAAAAGCAGGAAGGCCGGTGTGAGTGCTGTTAAACAGCTCAGAAGATATGTGGATGAATTCAGGGATGACCAGGTGGGTGTGAGGGGTATTCTGGTGGCCCCATCAATAACCCATGATGCCCTGGAGATGCTGGAGGATGAGGGGCTGGAGTTCAGGGAGATCGAGCCCCCCAGGGAACTCAAATCAAACAGAGGGGTTACACTGGATAACTTCCTCTGA
- a CDS encoding class E sortase, with protein MRKNSIYAAIICLFFVSITSGIIIKAFEDYQTRKRSRVHLENYRNAPRDFFDPVPSGPNTVAGSRGPVIGKLIIPSIGVSCWIREDTVNAYESVYHYPESVMPGSAGDCGILGHRTTYSGPFRRIGALRRGDMVIIEDHLSSRRYVYVVTSNGDDIRWDYKVNPVRFAQNGEARLMLITCYPPGKKKAAWITHCKLVRKENI; from the coding sequence ATGAGAAAAAACAGCATCTACGCAGCCATCATATGCCTTTTCTTCGTATCGATTACCTCAGGCATTATTATAAAGGCCTTTGAGGATTACCAGACCCGGAAAAGGTCAAGGGTTCACCTTGAAAACTACAGGAATGCACCCAGAGACTTTTTTGACCCTGTCCCCTCAGGTCCAAACACAGTTGCAGGCTCACGCGGACCGGTAATTGGAAAGCTCATAATACCCTCAATAGGCGTCAGCTGCTGGATAAGGGAGGACACCGTGAATGCCTATGAATCGGTCTACCACTACCCTGAAAGTGTTATGCCAGGGTCTGCAGGCGACTGTGGGATCCTGGGGCATAGAACCACCTATTCAGGACCATTCAGGAGGATAGGTGCCCTCAGGAGGGGGGATATGGTTATAATAGAGGACCATCTCTCCTCAAGGCGCTACGTATATGTGGTGACATCCAACGGTGATGATATAAGATGGGACTATAAGGTCAATCCCGTGCGCTTCGCCCAGAATGGGGAGGCCAGGCTCATGCTCATAACGTGTTATCCTCCAGGCAAAAAGAAGGCTGCCTGGATAACACACTGCAAACTTGTGCGTAAAGAGAACATCTGA
- a CDS encoding DUF5750 family protein has protein sequence MKVEDFGFSEDKCMNYVLYRVSDIDDDVRRKLMERLEEDTEEDNGDLLITVFYAPEYFPFGSEEAKVRMDDFIAREEIEMTVFLSSVLED, from the coding sequence GTGAAGGTTGAGGATTTTGGCTTCAGTGAGGATAAATGCATGAACTATGTACTCTACAGGGTATCAGACATTGATGATGATGTCAGAAGGAAACTCATGGAGAGACTTGAGGAGGACACAGAGGAGGATAACGGAGACCTTCTTATAACAGTTTTCTATGCGCCGGAGTACTTCCCCTTTGGCTCAGAGGAGGCAAAGGTGCGCATGGACGACTTCATTGCAAGGGAGGAAATTGAGATGACTGTATTCCTCTCCAGTGTCCTTGAGGACTGA
- a CDS encoding M48 family metallopeptidase: protein MIKEFVIGTELAPAYYGDLLEFIRRYYLMPGDFDEIRRDGLRLVFRAWRDEGIIYGEIIAGENLKLILEYPAKLGEWAEAIYEDIFTSIQAFEDMMRQHTVYFAWVEGEDIIPERPPTGRGMASKGIFGSSMLLVYVLFFGVNIILFIILGFYAVIAILLMQLGIILLSDRIYARMGEWVITPENPSVHIIQFQLPEDEFKFFIDRMGNEAILKIKREIYRLSLAEKRPPTCEDARGVLERYGFRCNPLYERSRTVNLYSIIEDAAGAFGIPVPRIVLSNTMIANAAATGPSPSRGLVLVTTGLLVQLTDEEVLAVIGHEMGHLVGRDPIILFSIVSAEFVMRLTVLLPVVLVSPLLYIIIAMGIIFFVAKFFEARADLLSAMIIGKPEVLARALRKIGYQKLALEKSGSQRISGWTAWDPHPPIYFRIKRLETLRDYENVKSPLIRSAVDVVRGFRDSIRQFF from the coding sequence ATGATAAAGGAATTTGTTATAGGAACCGAGCTTGCACCGGCATATTATGGGGATCTCCTTGAATTCATCCGGCGCTACTATCTCATGCCCGGCGACTTCGATGAAATAAGAAGAGATGGTCTGAGACTTGTTTTCAGGGCATGGAGGGATGAGGGGATAATATATGGTGAGATAATCGCCGGCGAAAACCTCAAACTGATCCTCGAATACCCTGCGAAACTCGGGGAATGGGCAGAGGCAATATATGAGGACATATTCACATCCATCCAGGCGTTTGAGGATATGATGAGGCAGCACACCGTGTACTTTGCCTGGGTGGAGGGGGAGGATATAATCCCTGAAAGACCCCCTACGGGGAGGGGAATGGCATCAAAGGGCATATTCGGAAGCAGCATGCTCCTTGTCTATGTGCTCTTCTTTGGTGTCAACATAATCCTATTCATCATCCTGGGATTCTATGCAGTTATAGCGATCCTCCTCATGCAGCTCGGTATAATACTCCTCTCAGACCGCATATACGCCAGGATGGGTGAATGGGTTATAACCCCAGAAAACCCCAGCGTGCACATAATCCAGTTCCAGCTCCCTGAAGACGAATTCAAATTCTTCATAGACAGGATGGGTAATGAAGCGATCCTGAAAATCAAACGTGAAATTTACAGGCTTTCCCTTGCAGAGAAGAGGCCCCCCACATGTGAGGATGCAAGGGGAGTCCTTGAAAGGTATGGCTTCAGGTGCAATCCACTCTATGAGAGGTCAAGGACCGTTAACCTTTACTCAATAATTGAGGACGCTGCCGGGGCATTCGGGATACCGGTACCCAGGATTGTTCTCTCCAACACCATGATAGCAAACGCCGCTGCAACGGGTCCAAGCCCCAGCAGGGGACTGGTACTTGTAACAACGGGGCTCCTGGTCCAGTTAACCGACGAGGAGGTGCTTGCGGTTATAGGCCATGAGATGGGGCACCTTGTCGGGCGGGACCCCATAATACTCTTCAGCATAGTGTCTGCCGAGTTCGTAATGAGACTCACGGTATTACTGCCGGTTGTGCTGGTTTCCCCGCTTCTCTACATAATCATTGCAATGGGTATAATATTCTTTGTGGCCAAGTTCTTTGAGGCAAGGGCTGACCTCCTATCTGCAATGATTATAGGAAAACCGGAGGTCCTTGCGAGGGCCCTCAGGAAAATAGGTTACCAGAAACTGGCACTTGAGAAGTCAGGCTCCCAGAGGATATCCGGGTGGACGGCCTGGGACCCCCACCCCCCCATATACTTCAGGATAAAGCGGCTTGAAACTCTGAGGGATTATGAGAACGTGAAAAGTCCCCTCATCAGATCAGCGGTTGATGTGGTAAGGGGATTCAGGGACTCTATAAGGCAGTTTTTTTAG
- a CDS encoding mechanosensitive ion channel family protein: MIPVPAPETILIIIVTVMAAVLLVKWASYFLKRSTRKWDLDLTLIQVLNDIIKYSIYIIALSIVLRELGIDVTAITVSLGIAGVSVGFASRDIISNFISGMFILADKSFRVGDTIEVAGQKGKVKRVGFRTTTIKTPDAKIVTVPNSTFSKTAYVNYSAEESRRVELRVNLDYDVDIEKFESEVKDVLMGVPGILKDPEPGLIVLEFTDTGIKAKVTAWIPDPRKVTKYRYVIASHVKKVLEGYSKQDQMQGFE; encoded by the coding sequence ATGATTCCGGTTCCAGCGCCTGAAACCATCCTCATCATAATAGTCACGGTGATGGCCGCTGTTCTACTTGTTAAGTGGGCATCCTATTTCCTCAAGAGGTCCACCAGAAAATGGGACCTTGACCTTACACTCATACAGGTCCTCAATGACATAATAAAATACAGCATATACATCATAGCCCTTAGCATAGTCCTGAGGGAACTTGGAATAGACGTGACCGCCATAACCGTGAGCCTGGGTATAGCCGGTGTCTCGGTGGGTTTTGCATCCAGGGACATCATATCCAACTTCATCTCCGGGATGTTCATACTGGCTGATAAGAGTTTCAGGGTTGGTGACACCATTGAGGTTGCCGGGCAGAAGGGTAAGGTTAAAAGGGTGGGTTTCAGGACAACAACAATAAAAACCCCTGACGCCAAAATAGTAACAGTGCCCAACTCAACCTTCTCCAAAACAGCCTACGTCAACTACAGTGCAGAGGAAAGTAGGAGGGTTGAACTCAGGGTCAACCTTGACTACGACGTTGATATTGAAAAATTTGAATCTGAAGTTAAGGATGTTCTCATGGGGGTTCCAGGTATACTGAAGGACCCTGAGCCAGGGCTCATTGTCCTTGAATTTACAGATACAGGGATAAAGGCAAAGGTGACAGCCTGGATCCCAGATCCGCGAAAGGTAACAAAATACCGTTACGTGATTGCGTCTCATGTGAAAAAGGTCCTTGAAGGTTATTCTAAACAGGATCAAATGCAGGGTTTTGAATGA
- a CDS encoding HIT family protein — protein MKFDGYGFGKYLYERKRWVVFLAPNQSNLGTCVVVLKRREEFLGNLKKDEWDEMLLIISELENAVREAFGAAMFNWGVLLNSFYRENTSPPQLHWHFIPRYRNEVVVNGEVFDDPFFGYMRPRPPRNISEETLQEIRNKMLAWIKR, from the coding sequence GTGAAATTTGATGGCTACGGGTTCGGCAAATACCTCTATGAGAGAAAGAGGTGGGTTGTGTTTCTCGCACCAAATCAGAGCAACCTTGGAACATGTGTAGTGGTCCTCAAAAGGAGGGAGGAGTTTCTTGGAAACCTAAAGAAGGATGAATGGGATGAAATGCTCCTTATAATATCTGAACTTGAAAATGCAGTGAGAGAGGCATTTGGGGCTGCCATGTTCAACTGGGGCGTCCTTCTTAACTCTTTCTACCGTGAAAACACCTCTCCACCACAACTGCACTGGCACTTCATCCCCCGCTACAGAAATGAGGTGGTAGTGAATGGGGAGGTATTCGATGACCCCTTCTTCGGTTACATGAGGCCAAGGCCCCCAAGGAATATCTCAGAGGAGACTCTCCAGGAAATAAGGAATAAAATGCTGGCCTGGATAAAAAGGTAG
- the nadA gene encoding quinolinate synthase has translation MLNQLQRDILNLKKEKNAIILAHNYQKKEIQEIADFKGDSLELCMKASEIHDRDIVVFCGVDFMAETAYILNPDKKILIPDRGAECPMAHMLSAEDVRKARKRYPDAAVVLYVNTLAEAKAEADILCTSANAVKIVESLEEDLILFGPDRNLAWYVQQHTDKRIIPIPENGYCYVHKMFTVADVAAKRDEYPDAELLIHPECNPEVQELADHILSTGGMLRRVLESDRKRFIIGTEVDMTARLDLESDKETIPLLAEAICENMKLHTLEKVKNSLINEEFTVTVPDDVAERARRAVERMIEVSRQ, from the coding sequence ATGTTAAATCAGCTGCAAAGGGATATTCTGAACTTGAAGAAGGAGAAAAATGCTATCATACTTGCCCATAACTACCAGAAAAAGGAGATACAGGAAATTGCAGACTTTAAAGGGGACTCACTTGAACTCTGCATGAAGGCAAGTGAAATACATGATAGGGATATTGTTGTTTTCTGTGGCGTGGACTTCATGGCCGAGACAGCCTACATCCTCAACCCTGATAAGAAGATCCTGATACCCGACAGGGGTGCGGAGTGTCCCATGGCACACATGCTAAGTGCAGAGGACGTCAGGAAGGCCAGGAAAAGATACCCTGACGCTGCAGTTGTTTTATACGTTAACACCCTTGCAGAGGCAAAGGCAGAGGCAGATATTCTCTGCACATCTGCAAATGCCGTTAAGATTGTTGAAAGTCTGGAGGAGGACCTCATACTCTTTGGTCCAGACAGAAACCTTGCATGGTATGTTCAGCAGCACACCGACAAGAGGATAATCCCTATCCCAGAGAACGGCTACTGCTACGTCCATAAGATGTTCACTGTCGCCGATGTTGCTGCAAAGAGGGATGAGTACCCCGACGCTGAACTACTCATACACCCTGAATGTAACCCTGAAGTTCAGGAACTGGCGGACCACATCCTGAGCACCGGGGGAATGCTGCGGAGGGTCCTGGAGTCAGATAGAAAGCGCTTCATAATAGGTACAGAGGTTGACATGACAGCCCGTCTTGACCTTGAATCAGATAAGGAAACAATTCCCCTCCTCGCAGAGGCCATATGTGAAAACATGAAGCTGCACACCCTTGAGAAGGTTAAAAATTCACTGATCAATGAGGAATTCACTGTAACGGTTCCTGATGATGTGGCTGAAAGGGCCAGGAGGGCTGTTGAGAGGATGATAGAGGTGTCCCGTCAGTAA
- a CDS encoding vWA domain-containing protein — protein sequence MEKIILLSNILRDKGLPVSIRSTKDAFSAYKIFKNRPELREALFSVYVKDMRHSEAFMDAYNEVFGVLDEENDESSGSGKGERIKSSEEQTPGEVTEGINIEDLAEIQPEIQDIFDSRTDESQILDRDMSTLNTFDPEIFELCRRLGMKIANRRSRRLRRSKKMRPDIRRSIRRNMKHGGTIIELMRAEPRERKSQHIFLSDVSGSCDWISNWFFCIVYAAQKTFYRSRFFDFDSRVIETTHLLDEDDLYDAFRNLRESRIRNLMLHGTSNMYTAFSDFLENVNFTGKSCIVILSDCRDWAGPRKDGIPESAELVAEMSEKARKVLILNPEPKKKWDVVDSCVSIYRDAGAAVKEVRTLRQLAEVIEGL from the coding sequence ATGGAGAAAATAATTCTTCTTTCGAATATTTTAAGGGATAAGGGACTTCCTGTAAGTATAAGGAGCACCAAAGACGCATTTTCAGCCTATAAAATATTCAAAAACAGACCTGAGCTCAGGGAGGCCCTCTTTTCAGTTTATGTTAAGGACATGAGGCACTCTGAAGCTTTCATGGACGCCTATAATGAAGTTTTCGGGGTTCTGGATGAAGAAAATGATGAATCATCCGGTTCAGGGAAGGGTGAGAGGATTAAGTCTTCAGAGGAACAGACCCCCGGTGAGGTCACTGAGGGCATCAATATTGAGGATTTAGCGGAAATTCAACCTGAAATCCAGGATATCTTTGACTCCAGAACCGATGAGAGCCAGATCCTTGACAGGGATATGTCCACCCTCAACACATTCGACCCTGAGATATTTGAGCTCTGCCGCAGACTGGGAATGAAAATTGCCAATAGAAGATCCAGGAGGCTCCGCCGTTCAAAGAAGATGCGACCCGATATAAGGAGGAGCATAAGGAGGAACATGAAGCACGGGGGCACGATAATTGAGCTCATGAGGGCAGAGCCCAGGGAGAGAAAGAGCCAGCACATATTCCTGAGTGATGTGAGCGGTTCCTGTGACTGGATAAGCAACTGGTTCTTCTGCATAGTCTACGCGGCCCAGAAGACGTTCTACCGGTCACGTTTCTTTGACTTCGACAGCAGGGTCATTGAAACGACCCACCTACTTGATGAGGATGACCTCTACGATGCCTTCAGGAACCTCAGGGAGTCCAGGATAAGGAACCTCATGCTCCATGGGACATCAAACATGTACACAGCCTTCAGCGACTTTCTTGAAAATGTTAATTTCACAGGAAAGTCCTGTATAGTGATCCTCTCAGACTGCAGGGACTGGGCAGGGCCAAGGAAGGATGGGATCCCTGAAAGCGCTGAACTGGTGGCTGAAATGTCTGAGAAGGCAAGGAAGGTCCTCATACTGAACCCCGAACCAAAAAAGAAGTGGGACGTTGTTGACAGCTGTGTTTCAATTTACAGGGATGCCGGTGCAGCTGTGAAGGAGGTCAGGACCTTAAGGCAGCTGGCAGAGGTTATAGAGGGTCTTTGA